Within the Scomber scombrus chromosome 4, fScoSco1.1, whole genome shotgun sequence genome, the region ACGTGGTGAATGAAGGTGATTTAGGACAAGATCTGTAGACTAATTTATTGTGGATGCAGAAAGAAGCATCCCGTCCAATAACAGaaacttaaaacattttcttttcagtgcGGCACACTGAGTTTTCAGCAGCACAGCAGAAATATGAAGCGGGTCCAGTCATACCTAGTGTTTTTAATAGCTGTGCAATCTGTTAATCACGCAGTACACAGTACCAGCAAACAAGTCCGAAAACTTTCCAGCAGATCAAACATGACAAATCTTTTTTCAACAGATAGTGTTGTTAAAAAGCATCAACCAGCAACTCAAGACATCAAACTTTTgtttccaaagaaaaaaaaactgccatgAGGGGAACATTTGGGGGATTGATTTAAATTATGGCAGCAGTGCACAACAAATATCAATTAACCAACTATTCTGATTCATTTGaacttttaaaatcattttcactttcttaTAACCAGTTCAAACGTGACTGAAAAGATCAGTTTTAATAGAGTACTATTTAGGATTTATTTGGATTGACGCTCTGATTGAAGAAGGGGGGGGACATTCAACTAACGAGAAAAGGTGCAACTGGGCGCTTTAAAACACTGAGGTGAATCATCAAACTCGAGTACAAGCTGACGTTGTACAATACAGAAAAATCTATGTCTTCCAGTGTAAACGTAAACACGAACCCAATCGCCCTTTAACTTTAGGcacatatgaaaaaaacgataaTATAAATCTTCATTCgcaatttttgctttttaaaaaatatccttttaaattttattttatggtaTCCACTCTTCTGGTAGGGTGCCTACAGATAAATAGTAATGAGGAGAAAAATGGTTTGGAGACAAAAAGCTTTCATCCACAGCAGCAATGAAACCAGTTactccaaaaaatgtcaaatgtacaAAGGTGGGGGATGGAAAATCTTATGTGCGTTTTAAATCATTGTAAAACGCACACAAGAGCTGTATTTATACAGTACACACTTATGTGCTAAACTTTCCAATAATAACTTTAAGggtcctttatttttttttggtgtttaatGAATTGGATAGCTGGGCGAATCAGTCTTAATGCAAATACATTTACCTCTTTTAGTgccacattaaaaataatacgTTAATCTCATCTGTGGCTTCAGGATTTACGTTCCTctcatattaataatacatcTTTATGGATAacatcaattattttctttttagcttAAAGAAGTCATAGCGTCAGTgtttaaaacacaatacatacactgtatattcaaataaaatgttacagaTTGTCCATTCAGTGGTTTACCAGTGGACTGTATGTTACCAGTCTCATGTGGGTTTAAAGGAgtgacctctctctctcaattaTATACCAGTCTTCCTTTTGCTAAATTACAGCAGCGAGCACCTACACAATGTAACCCTGTTCAGAGGCAGGATCAGTCCTCCAGCTGTCTGAACCCGCAGCTTAAAGAGGTTCAGAgagtgctgctgttgttagttGTCAGCGTGGTCCGGCTCACTGAGCGAAGACGAAGGAGGTGGAACTAGCGGCTACCGAACTAAAATTCAGCAAAGCATTTTCTGGAAAACGGATCTCTCACATCTGTACTGAACAGGAGTTAGAAGTTTAAAACTGCTAACAGAGAGAAACTTGAAAATCTCCAAGATACATTAGACCTTTGCATAGCAAACTGTACAAAGCTGCTGCTGCGGTGCAAGACAGAAACGAAAATATACAGGATATTTACAAATttacaggaggaggaagaggaggaggagacccTCTAGACTGTAAGGAGACAACATCAAACAAGACCACGATGTTCACTCGGAGGTTCAGGTGTTGCTTCCAGGACGTAAGATCAACAGCATCCATCAGCGGTCTGCCAGTCCAGCGAGACTTCAAGCTAATTTGTCCAGTGCGAGCAGAGTTAACGAGAACGGAGTGCACACATGTAAAAGCCGAGGGGTTCGGGGGAGGACTGAACGGCAGGAGAACTCTTCTGGGTGTTAACAAAGAGGGACCGTGAGGGAAGGCGACTCCCGGACCAGATCTATCAGCTGTTGTTACAAACATTGCTGAGAGGAGCCGGGgacttcctctccctctgcttctGAAGACGGAAAGAGGGGAGCGTTAAAATAATCGGAGGCTGCTGAAATGCAGACCATCATCTGACCCCTGGAACACCAGACTTTGTGAATCCATCTCCTCTTCAGTCCAGAAGCTCCTGCTCATCTTTACACACCGTTGGCACTCATTTTGCTCTGCTGGGACACCTCTGTGGCCGCTTTAGCCTGTGAAAGAAGGACAAAGTTTAGTcagttttctgtattttacaattaaaaatattttaacagtcTGCTgggaaatatttttaatatggaTCCATGTCAGGTTTTTATACCACAATGTTATTTGATAGCTCCCAGCAAGAGTCTGAAATTAAATTTGACTCACTTgccaagcttcttttttttttttttttaaaaagcttaaataataaattgcctttttgtgtatatacattaattttacattttgagataagatatattgtatattgtagcTAGTAACAGATTGGCAGTTCAGTGGAGAGCTGTGATGTTGAGCAGCTGACATCCCGTACGAAAAAACAGTGCAGCCAAAACTAGTTGTGTTAATGAACGTCATTTCCTCTCAGTAATTTCATTccagatattttattacatgacTATTTCGGTATGAACATTTTGTCCGACAGTGTGGCGGAAAGCCGTCCAAGATTTACTCGCCAAATGGAAAATCTACCCGCATTTGGCGCTCGGTGGGTGTTAATTTCAGACCCTGCTCACATCTCATAGGATagagagtgatggaggagggggATGGGATGTGATTAAGGTACACAGCCAGAAGGAGGCTCATGTCATGAGTGTCAGACTGCTGAACCACCAGGAGACTCCACACTGCCAGTGACCTctaatgtaataaatgtgtgtaatattACAGAAATTATAACAATGTGCTATTTAACATCCACATCTGTCAGCAGAGGACAACTGACGTATTACAGTAAATGGCAACCTCCTGTAAGAGATCCAAAGTTTGTGTTCATAATGGATGGAAATTTACTGTAATGGACGTGACATTTAAACAACTGTTACATAAGTAATCCTAAAATAATCAGCGTGTCCGAGAGTAAACAAgtcatacacacagagagagagggaacaagCTGATGTAGCTTCTCTATAAAAAAGATATTACAATTAAACTTTCTCCACACAGAaaggatttaaaatgtgttttgatgtcaTGAAATATCTTTTTAAACGACTGGCTGGTAGTAAACACTTGTAAACACGTGTGACAGTGATCGGTCTATATTTATCTGCTATTTTTAGACTTTAACACAGATTCATTTGAGATCtcttttattgcctttttttctctgtttgtgagCGTTACTTACTACTTCTGTACATCTAAATTCGACCAGTTTCCatcttttataaatgtatttaagtatCTGTTGTCCTTCAGATTAGCTGCTTTTCCAGAATAGTCACTGTGTCCTACAGAGAGAGATTAGCAGATCATGTGAGAAAGATCAAAGCTCAGAAAAACTAACTGGATTATAAAACCAGGTCTGGTAACTAATCCTCCCCCCACTGTTTCTGTGGTGTCACCAGTCCAAGAGACTCCGAAGTCTTTTCTGCAACAGAAACTTAACGGTGTAGCCATTGTTATGTGTTCGGCTTTTGTTTCGACTGCACTACCCCCGATTTGGGTGAGAGTCCCTGAGAGTAAGTTTCAGACCTGCTCTGGGGGAAGGAAAGTAAAGGCTGGGTTGGCAACATGGCCAATAGTAATGCAGGACGTGTGTTTAGATGGGTACTGTGAGcaggtttgtttaaaaaaaaaaaaaagaagtaatattCAGATTCAGAAATGTACAATTTACGACCTTGTTCTTCATTTCTCTGTGAAAACTGTAGCTTGTGTGCAGTGTTGGAGAGTAAATTACTAGTTTAGTTACACCTCCCACTAAAGAAGCGGCAAAGCAACCCAACGCTACAtcactatattttatattttattttcccgTGAAGAGAAAGTACTGATTCAGTTCGTGTCTGTTTGGTGTCACCTGGAAGTTGGTCAACAGATcagattatttatatattatcaaTCCATCTCTAATTTTGGCATcctgtatttctgtaatttgtTTAAATCTTGTTCAATTTTGTACAAATTGTAAAATGACAGTTTGTCCCAGTGTTGCATTTTCGATGATGTATATCCTAAACATTCTTGTTTGTATGAGAGTTGAAAATGAAGCAGAACCTAAACTGTTTCTTTTGAATTAGTTACGGGAAGCTCAATGTTTCAGATTTAAAGTCTCCTCAGTGGTTCAGTTTCTCTGCTCACCTGAAGGACTTCGGCAGGAGTCAGAGGTTTGTCTGACACAACAGGAGCCTTGTCTCTTATCTCCTCCAcctaaaacacaaaagaaaaaatgagatAAATCATAATATACAGACAACAGCCTATTCTGTATGTTTTCAGTCATCTTTTCTTAACTACACTGATGTCCCCTCTCATCAATAAAGCTGCTGTGTTTTAGGAGTGAACTGACCGGTCTGTCTTTGATGATACGAGCAGGGTCCGCCAGCATGTCAGAGCTGACTGAGGTCGTGTTTGCCCCTGTATTCTCCACTGGAGTGGGAGGAGCTttctgcaaaaaacaacaacaaacatctgATATGAAGAAGACATCCAACTAAAGACTCTGACCTGGTTTTcttattgtatttgtgttacaattttaagtgaggaAGGAGTGGATGTACTTTCAATTCTATATCATAAACTAGTAAATTGAACTTTTTCAgtgtgaaatgtgaatatttgtaaAGTCTTAACATATGTGGAAGGGGTTAACTACTTATGAAACAGTTGTACCGATTATCAAAAGTACAAAACATCAGCGTCCTGCATACCAGCTATTTAACAGTGGAATGTTAAGCTTTGTACCATTTTCTCTAATCTGTACATTCGAATTAATGCGTAAGATGGTAAGTAGACTGTAAAGGTTGGACCTCTAGTTTAGGAACGGGGGGGATGACGGGGGCTTTTGGTTTGATGTCAGTCAAATACATGGCTctggagagcagcagcagtgatggaggAACGTTTTCCTTCAGGTGCAGGTCCAGCCACTAGACGGAGGAGAGgaatgtttattaaatcagtGATAAAACAACTGAGGTTTGACACATTTAGCAAAAAGTTCTGCTCCAAATTATGGTATAAATGCTCAAAAAGACTTTACTGCATTTTTTCATAAACTTAAACAACTAAAGTGATGCATCTTTTCTTCCactagagaaaagaaaaagcgagagaaaataaaaaaacttgtATTAGGTTTCATTGCAATCAGGTTTTCTATGATTTCTTGCAACTCTTTATTCTTATGAAACCAGTTTTCAGTTTCTAGCAAACTTAAACTAACATTCAGCTGCTCACCTGCTGCATTTGCTGTCGTAGCTGATCGGTGGTGAGACCCAGAGACCTCATCCCCCGACTACGACACGCCGCCTGCAGCTCGGACACACTCATGGCCACCACACCCTCTGCTGCAATCAtctgtacagaaaaatagagaagGAAGTGAAACAAGTGTGGTACATATCGGAGAAAAGATGAGAACTGAACACCAAGACCTACTCAAAAACTGAAGATCTGAAATGAATTATAAAGACGGAAAAGGTTAGAAGAATTTTGCACATTACAgccaaacattttaattttgatatAAAGCCAATGTGCTGTTTGAGAGTTTGATCAAACAGATAAAACACGTGATAGATTAATGAATTTAAGCAAGGTTCAAGTATCTACAAGTTGTCTTTTTCAAATATTTCCTCATTTAAGAACTGTTAAATGAGGAAATATTTACAGTTCttgttcttcctctcttctcttttttgtgaAATCATACCGACACGCCCACAACCACAAAACCGACAACGCCTAATCCTCCATCTCACCTCATCGTCCGCCTTGATGGTCCTGAGTTGCATCATCAGCTGGAAACGCAGCAAGTTGTTGGTGCCAATGGGCTGCAGCTCCAAGAGCTTACACAGAGCCACCAGCTGAGGCCGCTCCAGGTGCTCCAGCGTCAGCTCATCCTCAAACAGCTTCGAAAACCGAACGATATCCTTCGTAGTGGGCTGCTCGCCTGTACCCCGAACCTAAAGAGAACACGCAGAGGACACGTTAATGTGAAGCGTTGAAACCAGGAGCACTCAGAAGAGCTGCGGTTTCAGACCTGCTGACTGTTATTTGTCAgtagatttattcatttataacaCTTCCAGTCTTTATTTGGATGAAATTCAAACAAAGTCACACATCTAATTAAATTTCTTGTAACACTACATCGGTGGAAGTCCTCCATACGTCTGAGATTCTCAATGAAACTCTCAACCATAGAAGAGTTTATTTACGGTGTGCTTTTGCTTGTTAAACTCTAAGTTAGCAACAGCCGATCTTCAATAAAAGTGCAGTAAAATAGGGGTTCTGTGACCATTAAAACTGACTGAACTCTAATATAATGTGCTTTATTATGCAGAGTTAATGTGagatgttaaaaatataaattgaaaCCGATTGTAAAGCATTGTCTTAGTTATAAAAACGTACCTTCTGAACGTATGTAGAGAAGCGCTGCGTCTCATCTTCTGTCTGAGCCTTCGCTTTATTTCTGCGAGCCATCTCAGCGATCGTCTCCTGCAGAAACTTGGCCAGTTCCAGTTTAGCAGCGAGACCTTtcttctgcttctcctcctgcaAGAAGAAGAGTGAGGACACATCGTTAGGTTGTAAAATGAGGGCTTCAACGACACTATACGGTGTGATGCTGTTATGTGAATACAGTTAATACTGACTGGTAACACTACAGGACAAAGGTACAATGTTAAGATGTTTAAATTTAGTAGCGGTCAGttctcaaaatgattaattggtTCAAGTACAAAAACTATGGACTCAAAAAACAAATTGAAACAgtttaaaagaaggaaaataaaataaaaatatatagaatagAAATGATTATCTTATCATTTCTATTCTATCTTATCTTCATATTTCTCttcacattttgattttttagGAGGCCACATTATATTACATCTTTTtcaaaaacacttaattttaacaaaaactaatttGCATTGCTTCTCTTACTTTAATAAAAGGCAAAGTAAAGATGCTGTCAGGCCCCAAagatttaaacaattaaatgtatATCAAGAATAgttcaaatcattattttatttaacctaCAGTTTGATTTATAAAAAAGCTTTCCTGGAAAATGGATGAGTGAATTTTTGCTTTGTTAGATACTAAAATCATAGCgctgtttattctgttttgttctcCATTTGTATTTTGTCCTCAGAGGTCGGACATGACCGTGCTTTCAGGAGCACGAGGAGCATATCTGTGAATCACTGAACCGAGCTGCAGAACAGCTGGAAACATCGGCGCCGACGGGCCGACCGCAGCAGGAACAGT harbors:
- the letm2 gene encoding LETM1 domain-containing protein LETM2, mitochondrial translates to MAVFSNQVLLAVTRSRGSYLLSKRHSCSSLSSKAYLHIDPPRHVSSLLPLRHTRHGYPNCYRRHDLSRGQNSALLARALHSSGFWLQDIKQEDTKTSSAAAQDASPGAKTDSVAASAQPQPPSATTPASSAAASTAAAVPPVQERAVIKKALHQRILDELKHYYNGFRLLGIDIKIAGRMVWRLLHGQLLTRRERRRLMRTCADLFRLLPFMVFIIVPFMEFLLPVFLKLFPEMLPSTFETETKKEEKQKKGLAAKLELAKFLQETIAEMARRNKAKAQTEDETQRFSTYVQKVRGTGEQPTTKDIVRFSKLFEDELTLEHLERPQLVALCKLLELQPIGTNNLLRFQLMMQLRTIKADDEMIAAEGVVAMSVSELQAACRSRGMRSLGLTTDQLRQQMQQWLDLHLKENVPPSLLLLSRAMYLTDIKPKAPVIPPVPKLEKAPPTPVENTGANTTSVSSDMLADPARIIKDRPVEEIRDKAPVVSDKPLTPAEVLQAKAATEVSQQSKMSANGV